The Epinephelus lanceolatus isolate andai-2023 chromosome 21, ASM4190304v1, whole genome shotgun sequence genome has a segment encoding these proteins:
- the LOC117247481 gene encoding uncharacterized protein LOC117247481, with protein sequence MWGMKHLLILSVFVLLARCQQKPQVTVSPTLNIFSGDLIFLSCDNSGSSVKWYFKNQEQQQTNKTWKIGVASSKHSGMYHCESNGQKSDNFSIKVLDYVPAASLTIKIGQPVVQTGGSVVLQLDNEDGLQGWKCWVYRGKGPGETKRITLRLKNDSVSVVFQPKRLEIPETIFWCSDNKQGRSNQVIVRTSEKEVSLEMYPLPAVVGESLSLRCLAWGTDQISSTVFYKNNAVLLKSHSPTHEISEVTESASGSYRCNAIFKHRAHTDGPPSNVMSDDQDVFVQLPPVRAVLSVLSANTGMSCSCQQCPSDRSFHWYYKKPDEPWALMDSGKDFMMPKEGGTYACRAVWASGRSLLSNSHVYRPIITSILIGVIIVLVILCSVAVLIYIYYKKRNTTGPIYEDMPLRSRDKGDDQYEGLQRGAQREGEYDTLNPEAPGREKKEGQYEALKKEGMTSREYDTVRMEGAVGGEPGYEALKREGIKEGVYHTLGMEGAEGGGKEGGYEALKREGMKEGVYHTLGIEGAEGGGRV encoded by the exons TGTTTGTGCTCCTGGCAAGATGTCAGCAAAAGCCACAAG TTACTGTGTCACCCACACTCAATATCTTCTCTGGGGACTTGATTTTTCTGAGCTGCGACAACAGTGGAAGCAGTGTGAAATGGTACTTCAaaaaccaggaacaacagcagacGAACAAAACCTGGAAGATAGGAGTTGCTTCATCTAAGCACTCAGGCATGTATCATTGTGAGAGCAATGGGCAGAAGAGTGACAATTTTTCCATTAAGGTCCTGG ATTACGTTCCAGCTGCCTCACTCACCATCAAGATAGGCCAGCCAGTGGTGCAGACAGGAGGTTCAGTTGTCCTGCAGCTTGACAATGAGGATGGTCTGCAGGGATGGAAGTGCTGGGTCTACAGGGGAAAAGGACCAGGGGAGACAAAAAGGATTACGCTGAGGTTGAAAAATGACAGTGTGAGTGTCGTCTTTCAACCCAAGAGACTGGAAATCCCAGAGACCATTTTCTGGTGCTCTGATAATAAGCAAGGCAGAAGTAACCAAGTCATCGTCAGGACCTCAG AAAAGGAAGTATCACTGGAAATGTATCCTCTCCCTGCCGTAGTTGGGGAGAGTCTGAGCCTGAGGTGCCTTGCCTGGGGCACAGATCAAATTAGCAGCACTGTTTTCTACAAAAACAATGCAGTCCTTCTGAAAAGTCATAGTCCTACCCACGAAATCTCTGAAGTGACAGAATCTGCAAGTGGAAGCTATCGGTGTAATGCCATCTTCAAACACAGGGCGCACACTGATGGGCCCCCAAGCAATGTGATGTCTGATGATCAAGATGTGTTTGTCCAAC TGCCTCCTGTAAGGGCAGTTCTCTCAGTTCTCTCTGCAAACACTGGCATGTCGTGCTCTTGTCAACAATGTCCCAGTGATAGGTCCTTTCACTGGTACTACAAGAAGCCTGATGAGCCATGGGCACTTATGGATTCTGGCAAGGACTTCATGATGCCAAAAGAGGGTGGTACTTATGCATGTAGAGCTGTGTGGGCTAGCGGGAGGTCTTTACTCAGCAACAGTCACGTTT aTCGACCTATAATCACATCCATTCTAATAGGTGTGATCATCGTGCTGGTAATCCTATGTTCAGTAGCGGTGCTTATTTACATATATTATAAGAAGAGAAATACCACGG gacCAATCTACGAGGATATGCCGCTGAGGTCACGAGACAAAGGTGATGACCAATATGAGGGGCTGCAGAGGGGTGCCCAAAGGGAGGGCGAGTACGACACCCTTAACCCAGAAGCACCGGGtagagagaagaaagagggcCAATATGAAGCACTGAAGAAAGAGGGGATGACAAGTAGGGAGTACGACACTGTGAGGATGGAGGGGGCAGTTGGAGGAGAGCCAGGGTATGAGGCACTGAAGAGAGAGGGAATAAAAGAGGGGGTATACCACACCCTGGGGATGGAGGGGGCagaaggaggagggaaggagggagggtaTGAAGCACtgaagagagaggggatgaaaGAGGGGGTATACCACACCCTGGGGATCGAGGGGgcagaaggaggagggagggtaTGA